One window from the genome of Lysobacter helvus encodes:
- a CDS encoding alpha-glucosidase family protein codes for MDNIRWWRGAVIYQVYPRSFRDTDGDGVGDLPGVLEKLDYIASLGVDAIWISPFFKSPMADFGYDIADYRAVDPLFGTLEDFDRLLAKAHALGVRVMIDQVLSHTSIEHDWFTESRASRDNPKADWYVWADARPDGTPPNNWLSIFGGVAWRWEPRRGQYFLHNFLASQPDLNFHNPAVQAATLENVKFWLERGVDGLRLDAINFCFHDRQLRDNPPKPAELRTGRGFSADNPYAFQYHWFNNTQPENLRFLEDLRALLNQYPGATSLGEISSEDSLATMAEYVGDARLHMGYSFELLTDDRSAAYIRMTVETLEARMPHGWPCWAISNHDVVRAVTRWGNGRADDALAKQLVALVCSLRGSVCLYQGEELGLTEADVPFEALQDPYGIAFWPNFKGRDGCRTPMPWRDDAKAGFTDGTPWLPVAPEHLAQSVDAQDANAASVLNATRAFLQWRKAQQALVEGDIEFLDAPEPILAFVRRHGDRAMLVAFNLSDAGVEWTLPKHADATPIEAPGVDAGAIRNGRLVLPARGVLYAQA; via the coding sequence ATGGACAACATTCGCTGGTGGCGTGGCGCGGTGATCTACCAGGTCTACCCGCGCAGCTTCCGGGACACGGACGGCGATGGCGTGGGCGACCTGCCCGGCGTCCTCGAGAAACTGGACTACATCGCCAGCCTCGGCGTCGACGCGATCTGGATTTCCCCGTTCTTCAAGTCGCCGATGGCGGACTTCGGCTACGACATCGCCGATTACCGCGCGGTCGATCCCTTGTTCGGCACCCTGGAAGACTTCGATCGCCTGCTCGCGAAGGCGCACGCGCTCGGCGTGCGCGTGATGATCGACCAGGTGCTCAGCCACACGTCGATCGAACACGACTGGTTCACCGAAAGCCGCGCCTCGCGCGACAACCCCAAGGCCGACTGGTACGTGTGGGCCGACGCGCGCCCCGACGGCACGCCGCCCAACAACTGGCTGTCGATCTTCGGCGGCGTGGCGTGGCGCTGGGAGCCGCGCCGCGGCCAGTATTTCCTGCACAACTTCCTCGCCTCGCAGCCGGACCTCAATTTCCACAACCCGGCGGTGCAGGCCGCGACGCTGGAGAACGTGAAGTTCTGGCTGGAGCGCGGCGTGGATGGCCTGCGCCTGGACGCGATCAACTTCTGCTTCCACGACCGGCAACTGCGGGACAACCCGCCCAAGCCGGCGGAACTGCGCACCGGCCGCGGCTTCAGCGCCGACAACCCGTATGCGTTCCAGTACCACTGGTTCAACAACACGCAGCCGGAAAACCTGCGCTTCCTCGAAGACCTGCGCGCGTTGCTCAACCAGTACCCGGGTGCGACGTCGCTGGGCGAGATCTCGTCCGAAGACTCGCTGGCCACGATGGCCGAATACGTCGGCGACGCGCGCCTGCACATGGGCTACAGCTTCGAACTGCTCACCGACGACAGGAGCGCGGCCTACATCCGCATGACGGTGGAGACGCTCGAAGCGCGCATGCCGCACGGCTGGCCGTGCTGGGCGATTTCCAACCACGACGTCGTCCGCGCGGTCACGCGCTGGGGCAACGGTCGCGCCGACGATGCGCTGGCCAAGCAACTCGTCGCGCTGGTGTGTTCGCTGCGCGGCTCGGTGTGCCTGTACCAGGGCGAAGAACTGGGGCTGACCGAAGCCGATGTCCCGTTCGAAGCGCTGCAGGATCCCTACGGCATCGCGTTCTGGCCGAACTTCAAGGGCCGCGACGGTTGCCGCACGCCGATGCCGTGGCGCGACGACGCCAAGGCGGGCTTCACCGACGGCACGCCGTGGTTGCCGGTCGCGCCCGAACACCTGGCGCAGAGCGTGGACGCGCAGGACGCCAATGCGGCGTCCGTGCTGAATGCCACGCGCGCGTTCCTGCAGTGGCGCAAGGCGCAGCAGGCGCTGGTGGAAGGCGACATCGAATTCCTCGACGCCCCGGAGCCGATCCTGGCGTTCGTGCGTCGTCACGGCGATCGCGCGATGCTGGTGGCCTTCAACCTGTCGGATGCCGGGGTCGAATGGACGCTGCCGAAGCACGCGGATGCGACACCGATCGAAGCGCCGGGCGTGGACGCCGGTGCGATCCGCAACGGACGCCTGGTGTTGCCGGCGCGCGGCGTGCTGTACGCGCAAGCGTGA
- a CDS encoding Six-hairpin glycosidase-like protein: MRQGNSMAGTLLACGALAGALLATAVLADTVAASDASAPVEWQDSVAWQGQQASVKVRKDGGFVLAFPGGRREIAPQPMRTATASPLFDGLFAMAQAELAQDKVDAITDWSFNDQKPYPCVCFETGEKWHYVWTRDLSYAADLALARLDPERTKTSLRFKLSEMRNPKVSQGLVVAQDTGSGGSWPISTDRVVWFLAARHLLGDPQFKDETWRALKNTLAQDDLYAWDPEMQLYRGETSFLDWREQNYPAWTAKDTTWIAQSFALSTNVLHYEALRLAATMAPADEQASYADRAKRLRKAINARFWREDRGLYMSYLGPWFHDAAVESYDLLGTSLAVTSGVAPPDRARRAIERYPVSAAGSPVIWPQQPETAIYHNRAIWPFVSAYALRAARTTGNTERIAFEVQSIMRGAALAGSNMENYELTTQAVHFEDGKLSGPVVNSPRQLWSVAAYLDMVQRGVFGLEDDGSVKPMIPAQLVPMLFGERSEIVLQTADRRIVLRKPDGVAGGVLVAGARHDAGRDTIVALAWQAGSGVRLSRNGAAMAPSTPAAPVIERDGNAWKTELGAGVRLYSDGWIIDDGEGPAHRFRMAQPPSIRHCYTVTNVGPDAVESLPSPTTCIGPSQRVAGAFPRAWTPPRAGRYIATFRYRNANGPINTGITAAVKRLVLQCGDAPAQTGPIVMPHREGEGDSTSWTYTAKAGVPCRFTLHDGTNMSDLAHFVHYTGGKGGAGGPLNDAEVGDLILDPTH, from the coding sequence ATGCGGCAAGGCAATTCGATGGCGGGCACGTTGCTGGCGTGCGGGGCGCTCGCGGGCGCGCTGCTGGCCACGGCGGTGCTCGCCGACACGGTGGCGGCCTCCGATGCATCCGCGCCCGTGGAATGGCAGGACAGCGTGGCGTGGCAAGGCCAGCAGGCAAGCGTGAAGGTGCGGAAGGACGGTGGGTTCGTGCTTGCGTTCCCCGGCGGCCGGCGCGAGATCGCGCCGCAGCCGATGCGCACGGCGACGGCGAGCCCGTTGTTCGACGGCCTGTTCGCCATGGCGCAGGCCGAGCTGGCGCAGGACAAGGTGGACGCGATCACCGACTGGTCCTTCAACGACCAGAAGCCGTACCCGTGCGTGTGTTTCGAAACCGGCGAGAAGTGGCACTACGTCTGGACGCGCGACCTGTCGTACGCGGCGGACCTGGCGCTGGCGCGCCTGGACCCGGAACGCACGAAGACGTCGTTGCGCTTCAAGTTGTCGGAGATGCGCAATCCGAAGGTGTCGCAGGGGCTCGTGGTGGCGCAGGACACGGGGTCGGGCGGCAGCTGGCCGATCAGCACCGATCGCGTGGTGTGGTTCCTCGCGGCGCGGCACCTGCTGGGCGATCCGCAGTTCAAGGACGAGACCTGGCGCGCGCTGAAGAACACGTTGGCCCAGGACGACCTGTATGCGTGGGACCCGGAGATGCAGCTGTACCGGGGCGAGACGTCGTTCCTCGACTGGCGCGAGCAGAACTACCCGGCCTGGACGGCGAAGGACACGACGTGGATCGCGCAGTCGTTCGCGCTGTCGACCAACGTGTTGCATTACGAGGCGTTGCGGTTGGCGGCGACGATGGCGCCGGCCGACGAACAGGCGTCGTACGCCGATCGCGCGAAGCGTTTGCGCAAGGCGATCAACGCGCGGTTCTGGCGCGAGGACCGGGGCCTGTACATGAGCTACCTCGGCCCGTGGTTCCACGACGCCGCGGTCGAAAGCTACGACCTGCTGGGGACGTCGCTGGCGGTGACCTCCGGTGTTGCGCCGCCCGATCGCGCCCGACGCGCGATCGAACGCTATCCGGTTTCGGCCGCGGGCAGCCCGGTCATCTGGCCGCAACAGCCGGAGACCGCGATCTACCACAACCGCGCGATCTGGCCGTTCGTGAGCGCGTACGCGCTGCGTGCGGCGCGCACGACGGGCAACACCGAGCGCATCGCCTTCGAAGTGCAATCGATCATGCGCGGTGCCGCACTGGCCGGATCGAACATGGAGAACTACGAGCTCACCACGCAGGCCGTGCATTTCGAGGACGGCAAGCTGAGCGGGCCGGTCGTGAATTCCCCGCGGCAGCTGTGGTCCGTCGCGGCGTACCTGGACATGGTGCAGCGCGGGGTCTTCGGGCTGGAGGACGATGGCAGCGTGAAGCCGATGATCCCCGCGCAGCTCGTGCCGATGCTGTTCGGCGAACGGTCGGAGATCGTGCTGCAGACGGCGGACCGGCGCATCGTGTTGCGCAAGCCGGACGGCGTCGCGGGCGGCGTGCTGGTGGCGGGCGCGCGGCACGATGCAGGCCGCGACACCATCGTCGCGCTCGCGTGGCAGGCCGGCAGCGGCGTGCGCTTGTCGCGCAATGGCGCAGCGATGGCCCCGTCGACGCCTGCGGCCCCGGTGATCGAACGCGACGGCAATGCATGGAAAACGGAACTGGGCGCAGGCGTGCGCCTGTACTCCGACGGGTGGATCATCGATGACGGCGAAGGCCCGGCGCATCGCTTCCGGATGGCGCAGCCGCCTTCGATCCGCCACTGCTACACCGTGACCAACGTCGGGCCGGATGCCGTGGAATCACTGCCTTCGCCCACGACGTGCATCGGGCCGTCGCAGCGCGTGGCGGGTGCATTCCCGCGCGCCTGGACCCCGCCACGCGCGGGCCGCTACATCGCCACCTTCCGCTACCGCAACGCCAACGGCCCGATCAACACCGGCATCACCGCAGCGGTGAAACGCCTCGTGCTGCAGTGCGGCGACGCGCCTGCGCAAACGGGCCCCATCGTCATGCCGCACCGCGAAGGCGAGGGCGATTCGACGTCCTGGACGTACACCGCGAAGGCCGGCGTACCATGCCGCTTCACCCTGCATGACGGCACGAACATGAGCGACCTCGCACACTTCGTCCACTACACCGGCGGCAAGGGCGGCGCGGGCGGGCCGTTGAACGACGCCGAAGTCGGCGACCTGATCCTCGATCCCACGCACTGA
- a CDS encoding MFS transporter, protein MTDTPATAKPTLTFWQIWNMCFGFLGIQFGFALQNANVSRIFQTLGASMDDIPVLWIAAPLTGLIVQPIVGYLSDRTWTGLGRRRPYFLVGAVLASLALFFMPNSPALWVAAGLLWMLDASINISMEPFRAFVGDQLPVRQRASGYAMQSFFIGVGSVVASMLPWLLEKAGVANTAAEGQVPDTVRYAFYLGGAVLLGAIAWTVLRTREYPPENLQAWDEAPPIPPRDLDRARMRRSALVWLGIGAAFTVLVATQGWARELYILGGLVGGYGVLLLVRTGLQRVGGFAEVMDDLYAMPSTMRQLAVVQFFSWFALFAMWIFTTGAVTQVHFGSTDTTSAAYNEGANWVGVLFAAYNGFAALAAIVIPFMVKRWGLRTSHLINAVLGGVGLLSIAVIRDPKWLLLSMVGVGFAWASILSLPYALLSDCLPAKKMGVYMGIFNFFIVIPQLVAASLLGLLLHLFFGNQPIYALVIGGVSLIVAGLCVLRVREPMVRGVAAVAP, encoded by the coding sequence ATGACCGACACGCCCGCGACCGCGAAACCGACGCTCACGTTCTGGCAGATCTGGAACATGTGCTTCGGCTTCCTCGGCATCCAGTTCGGCTTCGCGCTGCAGAACGCGAACGTCAGCCGGATCTTCCAGACGCTCGGCGCGTCGATGGACGACATCCCGGTGCTGTGGATCGCCGCGCCTTTGACGGGGCTGATCGTGCAGCCGATCGTCGGGTACCTCTCGGATCGCACGTGGACGGGGCTCGGGCGCCGGCGCCCGTATTTCCTCGTCGGCGCAGTGCTCGCGTCGCTCGCGTTGTTCTTCATGCCGAACTCGCCGGCGTTGTGGGTCGCGGCCGGCCTGCTGTGGATGCTGGACGCGTCGATCAACATTTCGATGGAACCGTTCCGCGCCTTCGTCGGCGACCAGCTGCCGGTGCGCCAGCGCGCCAGCGGGTACGCGATGCAGAGTTTCTTCATCGGCGTGGGCTCGGTGGTCGCGAGCATGCTGCCGTGGTTGCTGGAAAAGGCGGGCGTGGCGAACACGGCGGCGGAAGGACAGGTGCCCGATACCGTGCGCTACGCGTTCTACCTGGGCGGCGCGGTGTTGCTGGGCGCGATCGCGTGGACCGTGCTGCGCACGCGCGAATATCCGCCGGAAAACCTCCAGGCCTGGGATGAGGCGCCGCCGATCCCGCCGCGCGACCTCGATCGTGCACGCATGCGCCGCAGTGCGCTGGTGTGGCTGGGGATCGGCGCGGCGTTCACCGTGCTCGTCGCGACGCAGGGCTGGGCGCGCGAGTTGTACATCCTCGGCGGGCTCGTCGGTGGCTACGGCGTGCTGCTGCTCGTGCGCACGGGCCTGCAACGCGTGGGCGGTTTCGCGGAAGTGATGGACGATCTGTACGCGATGCCCTCGACCATGCGACAGCTCGCGGTCGTGCAGTTCTTCTCGTGGTTCGCCCTGTTCGCGATGTGGATCTTCACCACGGGCGCGGTGACGCAGGTGCATTTCGGCAGCACGGACACCACGTCGGCGGCATACAACGAGGGCGCGAACTGGGTGGGCGTGCTGTTCGCGGCCTACAACGGGTTCGCGGCGCTGGCGGCGATCGTGATTCCCTTCATGGTGAAGCGCTGGGGCCTGCGCACGTCGCACCTGATCAACGCGGTGCTGGGCGGGGTGGGCTTGTTGTCGATCGCGGTGATCCGCGATCCGAAGTGGCTGCTGCTGTCGATGGTGGGCGTCGGGTTCGCCTGGGCGTCGATCCTGTCGCTGCCGTATGCGTTGCTCTCCGATTGCCTGCCGGCGAAAAAAATGGGCGTGTACATGGGCATCTTCAATTTCTTCATCGTGATCCCGCAGCTGGTGGCGGCAAGCCTGCTCGGGTTGCTGCTGCACCTGTTCTTCGGCAACCAGCCGATCTATGCGCTGGTGATCGGCGGGGTGAGTCTGATCGTCGCGGGGTTGTGCGTGTTGCGGGTGCGCGAACCGATGGTGCGTGGTGTTGCGGCGGTGGCGCCGTGA
- a CDS encoding alpha-amylase family glycosyl hydrolase, giving the protein MTSVLLAGCTAPAPPPAPKQEAKALAPAATEYYGTTEPLAADAVYFVLTDRFVNGDKSNDFRKQGGGAATHTFDRPTPGAPPGRSDNVGYLGGDFKGLLDNAQYIKDMGFGAVWLSPIVDQPDEAFTGGEPVKWGGMWTDRGKTGYHGYWGVNFYKLDEHLPSAGLDFRGLTKGLKAHGLKTVLDIVLNHGSPAFSMPKPQPKFGKIYDKDGKLIADHMNLPPDKLDPKNPLNAFYNTKGGLAQLSDINENDPRVLPYFLGAYEQWIEQGADAFRIDTIGWMPNPFWHQFTTRIREKHPGFFMFGEAFDYDANKIAEHTWPENAGVSVLDFPLKERVSAVFGKEGGGFEKIAERLYLTDGPYTNPYELMTFYDNHDMARMDATDDGFVDANNFLFTARGIPVIYYGSESGFERGTGEHSGNRNYFGQAGIDAAQKGRIYAQLKRIAMLRAKTPALQRGLQLDVEMQGDRAAFYRVLQQGDVHQIVLVLLNKGGAPQVFEVKNTLQAGRWLQPLGGDAVDVARGGTLKATVAPHDVAVYVLDAPVTDVALKSELDRTMARARRHVAQ; this is encoded by the coding sequence ATGACGAGCGTCCTGCTCGCCGGCTGCACCGCGCCTGCGCCGCCGCCTGCACCGAAGCAGGAAGCGAAGGCGCTTGCGCCCGCCGCCACCGAGTATTACGGCACCACCGAACCGCTCGCCGCCGATGCGGTGTACTTCGTCCTCACCGATCGCTTCGTCAACGGCGACAAGTCCAACGACTTCCGCAAGCAGGGCGGGGGTGCCGCGACGCACACGTTCGATCGCCCGACGCCGGGCGCGCCTCCGGGCCGCAGCGACAACGTCGGTTACCTCGGCGGCGATTTCAAAGGCCTCCTCGACAACGCGCAGTACATCAAGGACATGGGCTTCGGCGCGGTGTGGCTGAGCCCCATCGTCGACCAGCCGGACGAAGCGTTCACCGGCGGCGAGCCGGTGAAGTGGGGCGGCATGTGGACCGATCGCGGCAAGACCGGTTACCACGGCTACTGGGGCGTGAATTTCTACAAGCTCGACGAACACCTGCCGAGCGCGGGCCTGGATTTCCGCGGGCTCACGAAGGGCCTGAAGGCGCATGGGTTGAAGACGGTGCTCGACATCGTGCTCAACCACGGCTCGCCCGCGTTCTCGATGCCGAAGCCGCAGCCCAAGTTCGGCAAGATCTACGACAAGGACGGCAAGCTCATCGCCGACCACATGAACCTGCCGCCGGACAAGCTGGATCCGAAGAACCCGCTCAACGCGTTCTACAACACGAAGGGCGGCCTGGCGCAGCTGTCGGACATCAACGAGAACGACCCGCGCGTGCTGCCCTATTTCCTCGGCGCCTACGAGCAGTGGATCGAGCAGGGCGCCGATGCCTTCCGCATCGATACGATCGGGTGGATGCCCAATCCTTTCTGGCACCAGTTCACCACGCGCATCCGCGAGAAGCATCCGGGCTTCTTCATGTTCGGCGAGGCGTTCGATTACGACGCCAACAAGATCGCCGAACACACCTGGCCGGAGAACGCGGGCGTGAGCGTGCTGGACTTCCCGCTGAAGGAACGCGTGAGCGCCGTCTTCGGCAAGGAAGGTGGCGGGTTCGAGAAGATCGCCGAGCGCCTGTACCTCACCGATGGCCCGTACACCAACCCGTACGAGCTGATGACGTTCTACGACAACCACGACATGGCGCGCATGGACGCGACCGACGATGGGTTCGTCGATGCGAACAACTTCCTGTTCACCGCGCGCGGGATCCCGGTGATCTATTACGGTTCCGAGAGCGGCTTCGAGCGCGGGACGGGGGAGCATTCGGGCAACCGCAACTACTTCGGCCAGGCGGGCATCGATGCCGCGCAGAAGGGCCGCATCTACGCGCAGCTCAAGCGCATCGCGATGTTGCGTGCGAAGACGCCGGCGTTGCAGCGCGGCCTGCAGCTTGATGTCGAAATGCAGGGCGATCGCGCCGCGTTCTATCGCGTGCTGCAGCAGGGCGACGTGCACCAGATCGTGCTGGTGCTGCTGAACAAGGGCGGCGCACCGCAGGTGTTCGAAGTGAAGAACACGCTGCAGGCCGGGCGTTGGTTGCAGCCGCTGGGGGGCGATGCCGTCGACGTGGCCCGCGGTGGCACCCTGAAAGCGACCGTGGCGCCGCACGATGTCGCGGTGTACGTGCTCGATGCGCCGGTGACCGATGTGGCGTTGAAGTCGGAACTGGACCGGACGATGGCGCGGGCGCGGCGGCACGTGGCGCAGTAA
- a CDS encoding DUF3147 family protein yields the protein MPWLITKYLLTALVVVGVSEAAKRSDKLGGFIAALPLVTFLALVWLYVEKQPETKIANHAWYTFWYVVPTLPMFLAFPWLLPRIGFWPTLAASAVITVVCFGVFAWAVKPFGIDLLP from the coding sequence GTGCCCTGGCTCATCACCAAGTACCTGCTCACCGCGCTCGTCGTCGTCGGTGTGTCCGAGGCCGCCAAGCGCAGCGACAAGCTCGGCGGATTCATCGCGGCCCTGCCGCTGGTGACCTTCCTCGCGCTGGTGTGGCTGTACGTCGAGAAGCAGCCGGAAACGAAGATCGCCAACCACGCCTGGTACACGTTCTGGTACGTGGTGCCCACGCTGCCGATGTTCCTGGCGTTCCCGTGGCTGCTGCCGCGCATCGGGTTCTGGCCGACGCTCGCGGCCAGCGCGGTGATCACGGTGGTGTGCTTCGGCGTGTTCGCGTGGGCCGTCAAGCCGTTCGGGATCGACCTGCTGCCCTGA
- the rnr gene encoding ribonuclease R: MAKHPSKRGGSRGKSATPPGATPTKSRGPAKGGAPGAKTGGPRHKAAQRPGWMPEPRPGGPKAPARAAPSRDPNHAREAARYEQPIASREMLLRILEANEGPMDAQELAVKLALTEPDRFDALAKRLGAMVRDGQLLQNRKGAYAPAERLDLIPGVVIANPEGFGFLRPEKGQGDDLFLPPNEMRKVMHGDRVLASVTGMDRRGRREGAIVEVLERRLTRLIGRYTVEAGISYVVPDDRRIQRNVLIPPGESSDAKTGQLVVAEIVHAQDAQRPPIGKVLAVLGDKLTASLAVKAAIHAHEIPDEFPPEVLAEATAVPLVVEPSMIEGRVDLRQLPLVTIDGEDAKDFDDAVYAEPTRDGFRLIVAIADVSNYVKPGTPLDDEAQLRATSVYFPGFVVPMLPETLSNGICSLMPNVDRMCFVCDMHIDREGVVTKSKFYEAVMNSHARLTYTQVWNAVDEAALPEHREDALQRIGSLLPQIQRLHQLFHVLKKARTKRGAIEFESSEVRFVLGPQGEVTQAGMIQRNDAHMLIEECMIAANVEAARYVLKKKIPAPFRVHDKPPEAKYTDLLEFLKEFKLKMPPWAKVEPRDFTALLKKIRERPDATLLESVLLRSQSMAVYAHENLGHFGLALEAYGHFTSPIRRYPDLLLHRAIKHALMGGTATNYLYSDHVMAALCLQCSERERRADEAEREVDERYRAAWMEQHVGGQFSGTISGVTSFGLFIELDDSKVNGLVHVTQLPNDYYHFDPIRKTLKGERTGREFRLGDRADIVVLKASVEDRKIDFRLVEEKGVMPPPPRGTPAKKVKQKY; encoded by the coding sequence ATGGCCAAACACCCCAGCAAGCGCGGCGGCAGCCGCGGCAAGTCCGCGACCCCGCCCGGCGCGACCCCCACGAAATCCCGCGGTCCCGCAAAAGGCGGCGCCCCCGGCGCCAAGACCGGCGGCCCGCGGCACAAGGCGGCACAGCGTCCCGGCTGGATGCCCGAGCCCCGCCCCGGTGGTCCGAAAGCCCCCGCCCGCGCCGCCCCCAGCCGCGACCCGAACCATGCCCGCGAAGCCGCGCGCTACGAACAACCCATCGCCAGCCGCGAAATGCTGCTGCGCATCCTGGAGGCCAACGAAGGCCCGATGGACGCGCAGGAACTGGCGGTCAAGCTCGCGCTCACCGAACCCGATCGCTTCGATGCATTGGCCAAGCGCCTCGGCGCAATGGTGCGCGACGGACAGCTGCTGCAGAACCGCAAGGGCGCGTACGCGCCTGCCGAACGCCTCGACCTGATCCCCGGCGTGGTGATCGCGAATCCGGAAGGCTTCGGTTTCCTGCGTCCCGAAAAAGGCCAGGGCGACGACCTCTTCCTGCCGCCCAACGAAATGCGCAAGGTGATGCATGGCGATCGCGTGCTCGCGTCCGTCACCGGCATGGATCGCCGCGGTCGCCGCGAAGGCGCGATCGTCGAAGTGCTGGAGCGTCGCCTCACGCGCCTGATCGGCCGTTACACCGTGGAAGCCGGCATCAGCTACGTCGTGCCGGACGATCGCCGCATCCAGCGCAACGTGCTGATCCCGCCGGGCGAAAGCAGCGATGCGAAGACCGGCCAGCTGGTCGTCGCGGAAATCGTGCACGCGCAGGATGCGCAGCGCCCGCCGATCGGCAAGGTGCTCGCGGTGCTCGGCGACAAGCTCACCGCGTCGCTCGCGGTGAAAGCCGCCATCCACGCGCACGAGATCCCGGATGAATTCCCGCCGGAGGTCCTCGCTGAAGCGACCGCCGTGCCGCTGGTGGTCGAGCCGTCGATGATCGAAGGCCGCGTCGACCTGCGCCAGCTGCCCCTCGTCACCATCGATGGCGAAGACGCGAAGGACTTCGACGACGCGGTGTACGCCGAACCTACGCGCGACGGCTTCCGCCTGATCGTCGCGATCGCGGACGTTTCGAATTACGTCAAGCCAGGCACGCCGCTGGACGATGAAGCGCAACTGCGCGCGACGTCGGTGTACTTCCCAGGCTTCGTCGTGCCGATGCTGCCGGAAACGTTGTCGAACGGCATCTGCTCGCTGATGCCCAACGTCGACCGCATGTGCTTCGTGTGCGACATGCACATCGACCGCGAGGGCGTGGTCACCAAGTCCAAGTTCTACGAAGCGGTGATGAACTCGCACGCGCGCCTGACCTACACCCAGGTCTGGAACGCGGTGGACGAGGCGGCGCTGCCGGAACACCGCGAGGACGCGCTGCAGCGCATCGGCTCGCTGCTGCCGCAGATCCAGCGCCTGCACCAGCTCTTCCACGTGCTGAAGAAGGCGCGCACCAAGCGCGGCGCGATCGAGTTCGAATCCTCCGAAGTGCGCTTCGTGCTCGGCCCGCAGGGCGAGGTCACGCAGGCCGGCATGATCCAGCGCAACGACGCGCACATGCTGATCGAGGAATGCATGATCGCGGCGAACGTGGAAGCCGCGCGCTACGTGCTGAAGAAGAAGATCCCCGCGCCGTTCCGCGTGCACGACAAGCCGCCGGAAGCCAAGTACACGGACCTGCTGGAGTTCCTGAAGGAATTCAAGCTCAAGATGCCGCCGTGGGCAAAGGTGGAGCCGCGCGATTTCACCGCGCTGCTGAAGAAGATCCGCGAACGGCCGGACGCGACGTTGCTGGAGTCCGTGCTGCTGCGCAGCCAGTCGATGGCGGTGTACGCGCACGAGAACCTGGGCCACTTCGGGCTGGCGCTGGAGGCGTACGGGCACTTCACCTCGCCGATCCGCCGCTATCCCGACCTGCTGCTGCATCGCGCGATCAAGCATGCGCTGATGGGCGGCACCGCCACCAACTATCTCTACAGCGACCACGTGATGGCCGCGCTGTGCCTGCAGTGTTCGGAACGCGAACGCCGTGCCGACGAAGCCGAGCGCGAGGTCGACGAGCGCTACCGCGCCGCGTGGATGGAACAGCACGTGGGCGGGCAGTTCAGCGGCACGATCAGCGGCGTCACCAGCTTCGGCTTGTTCATCGAACTGGATGATTCGAAGGTCAACGGCCTGGTGCACGTGACGCAGCTGCCGAACGACTACTACCACTTCGACCCGATCCGGAAGACGCTCAAGGGCGAACGCACCGGGCGCGAGTTCCGCCTGGGCGACCGCGCGGACATCGTGGTGCTGAAGGCGAGCGTGGAAGACCGGAAGATCGACTTCCGCCTGGTGGAGGAGAAAGGCGTGATGCCGCCTCCGCCGCGCGGGACGCCGGCGAAGAAGGTGAAGCAGAAGTACTGA
- a CDS encoding LacI family DNA-binding transcriptional regulator: MPKKTKATSVDIAYRAGVSQATVSRVLRGSPLVNIETRKRVEAVARELNYKVDRHASSLRTQRSGTLALLLFEDPTPDDSHINPFFLSMLGSITRACAKHGHDLLVSFQQLSDDWHADYENSMKADGLILLGYGDYLAYQSTLEQLVDQGTHFVRWGAVLPGQPGVSIGCDNFHGGQLVGEHLYALGRRQVAFLGDASNRYPEFFARYRGCGVALHDWHVTMDPSLQVDAESSEEAGYAAAQTLLARGKPFDAVFAASDLIAIGAMRALTESGLRVPEDVSVVGFDDIPMARFANPALTTVYQNTTRAGELLVEALLKQIRDEPIESQMIPASLIVRKSSGAVFSDM, from the coding sequence ATGCCGAAAAAGACCAAGGCCACCTCCGTCGACATCGCGTACCGCGCCGGCGTTTCGCAGGCGACGGTGTCGCGCGTGTTGCGCGGGAGTCCGCTGGTCAACATCGAGACGCGCAAGCGGGTGGAAGCGGTGGCGCGCGAACTCAACTACAAGGTCGACCGGCACGCTTCCAGTTTGCGGACGCAGAGGTCGGGGACGTTGGCGTTGCTGCTGTTCGAGGATCCGACGCCGGATGATTCGCACATCAATCCGTTTTTCCTTTCGATGCTGGGGTCGATCACGCGTGCGTGCGCGAAGCACGGGCATGACTTGCTGGTGAGTTTCCAGCAGCTGTCCGACGACTGGCATGCGGATTACGAGAACAGCATGAAGGCGGATGGGTTGATCCTGCTGGGGTACGGGGATTACCTGGCTTACCAGAGCACGCTGGAGCAGCTGGTCGACCAGGGGACGCATTTCGTGCGCTGGGGGGCGGTGTTGCCGGGGCAGCCGGGGGTTTCCATTGGCTGCGACAACTTCCATGGTGGGCAGTTGGTGGGCGAACACTTGTATGCGCTGGGGCGGCGGCAGGTGGCGTTCCTCGGGGATGCGTCCAATCGCTATCCGGAATTCTTTGCGCGCTACCGGGGGTGCGGGGTGGCGCTGCACGATTGGCACGTGACGATGGATCCGTCGTTGCAGGTGGATGCGGAGAGTTCGGAAGAGGCGGGGTATGCGGCGGCGCAGACGTTGTTGGCGCGCGGGAAACCTTTTGACGCGGTGTTTGCGGCCAGCGATTTGATTGCGATTGGGGCGATGCGGGCGTTGACGGAGTCTGGGTTGCGGGTGCCGGAAGACGTGAGCGTCGTGGGGTTCGACGATATTCCGATGGCGCGGTTTGCCAATCCGGCGTTGACGACGGTGTACCAGAACACGACGCGGGCGGGCGAGCTGCTGGTCGAGGCGTTGTTGAAGCAGATTCGGGATGAGCCGATCGAGAGTCAGATGATTCCGGCGTCGTTGATCGTGCGGAAGTCGAGTGGGGCGGTATTCTCCGACATGTGA